The following coding sequences lie in one Patescibacteria group bacterium genomic window:
- the fmt gene encoding methionyl-tRNA formyltransferase translates to MNKSFVYFGTSDFADIILTGLLKAGLRPVLVVTTLPQAKGRGLKKTSSPVGLRAVANQLELLESPSLKNVDIKKQLAKFKTDFAVLAAFGQIVPASVLVLYPKGIVNVHPSLLPLYRGASPIASALLAGQFKTGVSLMLLDDLMDHGPLLKQVEYLIKEKDNALTLSQALAGLAGEILPNVLIDYLSGKIKPVAQDHSLATYTKLISRSDGRANFNLTAEQLNNLRRAFYPWPGLWTTWRGQVVKLLQTEVLDVELTKPGLVKEYQNQGLSIDCQSGSILVKEIQLAGRKPMLAGDFIRGQASFVGTVLQ, encoded by the coding sequence ATGAATAAGTCATTTGTTTATTTTGGGACTTCTGATTTTGCCGATATTATTTTAACCGGTTTGCTTAAAGCTGGTTTAAGGCCGGTTTTGGTGGTGACTACCTTACCGCAGGCTAAAGGCCGGGGACTTAAAAAAACTTCTTCGCCAGTTGGTCTAAGAGCTGTAGCTAATCAGTTAGAATTATTAGAATCCCCTAGTTTAAAAAATGTAGATATCAAGAAACAATTAGCTAAATTTAAAACAGATTTTGCTGTTTTAGCGGCTTTTGGACAGATTGTGCCAGCTTCAGTTTTGGTTTTATACCCTAAAGGTATAGTTAATGTGCATCCTTCTTTGTTGCCTTTGTATCGAGGGGCCTCTCCTATCGCTAGTGCCTTATTGGCTGGTCAGTTTAAAACTGGGGTTAGTTTAATGCTTTTGGATGATCTGATGGATCACGGACCATTATTAAAGCAGGTTGAGTACCTTATTAAAGAAAAAGACAATGCCTTAACTTTAAGCCAAGCTTTGGCTGGTTTAGCCGGCGAAATATTACCCAATGTTTTAATTGATTATCTATCAGGTAAGATTAAACCAGTTGCCCAAGACCATTCTTTGGCTACTTATACTAAGTTAATTAGCCGTTCGGATGGGCGAGCTAATTTTAATTTAACTGCTGAGCAGTTAAATAATTTAAGGCGGGCTTTTTACCCTTGGCCTGGTTTGTGGACTACTTGGCGAGGTCAAGTTGTTAAATTATTACAAACAGAGGTTTTAGATGTTGAATTAACCAAACCAGGTTTGGTTAAAGAATATCAAAACCAAGGGTTATCTATTGATTGTCAGTCTGGCAGTATATTAGTTAAAGAAATTCAGTTAGCAGGAAGAAAACCAATGCTGGCTGGAGATTTTATTCGTGGCCAGGCTTCTTTTGTGGGAACTGTTTTACAGTAA
- the def gene encoding peptide deformylase — MLPLIIAPQDILRAKAESLPLPLSKSDLLLAQAMEAAVVHYNGIGLAAPQVNFSRRLIVISTGEKPQAYFNPEIVKSSWRKVVMEEGCLSLPGVYGLVKRPIRVLANYLGSDGLKHQEWLDGLTARVYQHEVDHLNGILFIDLTKEIIAGQELLAKYKNE; from the coding sequence ATGTTACCTTTAATTATCGCTCCCCAGGATATTTTAAGAGCCAAAGCTGAAAGCTTACCCCTACCCTTAAGCAAGTCAGATTTATTATTGGCTCAAGCCATGGAAGCGGCCGTGGTTCATTATAATGGTATTGGTTTGGCTGCTCCACAGGTTAATTTTTCCCGCCGATTAATAGTTATTAGCACTGGAGAGAAACCGCAAGCTTATTTTAATCCGGAGATAGTAAAATCTTCTTGGCGCAAAGTTGTTATGGAAGAAGGTTGTTTATCTTTGCCTGGGGTTTATGGGTTAGTTAAGAGGCCAATTCGAGTATTAGCTAATTATTTGGGTAGTGATGGTCTCAAACACCAAGAATGGTTAGACGGTTTGACAGCTAGAGTTTATCAGCATGAGGTTGATCATTTAAATGGTATTTTGTTTATAGATTTAACTAAGGAAATAATCGCTGGTCAGGAATTGTTGGCTAAATATAAAAATGAATAA